TCAGAAACAAGATGGGTATTTGGGCTTTTTGTATCTTTACTCATGGAAAAGTTTGTTTAAAAGTTTATACACCTCAAAGATAATGATTATCAATGAGATAACAAACTTTTCCATTTTTTTATGAATAATTCAGGTTAAAAACTTCATTTTAGTTTTGATGATAATATTGTCTTTCCAAGTACACTCACAGGAGTGGATCAGGATTTTTGGGGATAATAAGAGCGAAATCGGAAGTTCTGTTATTGAAACTTACGATAAAGGATATGTCATTGGAGGATACATAATGCCAGATCATCATACACCTCTTTATGGTTGGATCATTAAAACTGATATAAATGGAGGACTTTTATGGGATAAAAAAATCCATAACGATTCATTTTGGGCACCAATTAATGATATCCAACAAACAAATGATGGGGGCTATATAATTAGTGGATCAACCAGAGAATATGATCCGGCTTATGATCCATTCATTTTAAAACTAAATGCCTGTGGTGAAATGGAATGGTGTAAAATTTACAATACTCCCGAAAACATGGATTTTGCCGTCAGAATATTTCAACTTGACGATGGTGGATATATTTCATTATTCTGGTATTACGCATGTTATAATACCAGACAAAGGATGTGGTTGTTCAGGCTGGATAAAGATGGTGAATTGTTATGGAATAAAGTTTACCGCGATACCCTATCCAGTACTATTAATGAAAACTGTAATGATTTATTGATTACAAAAGATAAAAATTATGTTTTAACCGGCTTTATTGATCATGAAGATGAGCCTGGTTCGAATTGGTATTGGATTAAACCCTACTGGGCTATCATTGATAAGGATGGTGATCAATGGGATCAGACGATTTGGTGGGCTTTTACACAATATCATGGATTTGCTTATGATTCTGAAGAAGATTCCTTCTCGAACATTTACAGTTGCGGAGAAAATCATTATAATCTTGAAAACTTTTGTCCTGTATTATTCAAGTTGGCTCCAAGTGGGGACACTTTGTGGCATAAAGATTTGATTGAAAATACGGAACACGGATCAGCAAATGTTTTAAATCTGTACAATGATTCAACCATAGTAATTGGTGGGGGATGGAATTATCCAGGGAATGAATGTTGCGATATTGCATTAATTAAAACAGATACATTAGGAAATGTTCTAAAAATAAAAATTCTTAAAGAGGATGTATATGCTCCGGTCTCAATGATTAAAACTTTTGATGGTAAGATAGTAGTTATTGACAATTTTGTAATAAATGGTACCAATTGGGATCTTTATATGTTTAAAGTAAATGCCGATCTCGAATACGACA
This Bacteroidota bacterium DNA region includes the following protein-coding sequences:
- a CDS encoding T9SS type A sorting domain-containing protein encodes the protein MIILSFQVHSQEWIRIFGDNKSEIGSSVIETYDKGYVIGGYIMPDHHTPLYGWIIKTDINGGLLWDKKIHNDSFWAPINDIQQTNDGGYIISGSTREYDPAYDPFILKLNACGEMEWCKIYNTPENMDFAVRIFQLDDGGYISLFWYYACYNTRQRMWLFRLDKDGELLWNKVYRDTLSSTINENCNDLLITKDKNYVLTGFIDHEDEPGSNWYWIKPYWAIIDKDGDQWDQTIWWAFTQYHGFAYDSEEDSFSNIYSCGENHYNLENFCPVLFKLAPSGDTLWHKDLIENTEHGSANVLNLYNDSTIVIGGGWNYPGNECCDIALIKTDTLGNVLKIKILKEDVYAPVSMIKTFDGKIVVIDNFVINGTNWDLYMFKVNADLEYDTIYTQPFTYDSLCPHPIVSDTIEMDCDVVVNIPEEPEKEYTAPLKIWPNPAIDEIHIKLPEYIVNQQKNELFNVTHFNHQYQEKAALQFYDIFGRKVYELILTKGQKEVVVNVSFLVKGIYIIRLLYNGSQASTGKFVKE